One window of the Sparus aurata chromosome 7, fSpaAur1.1, whole genome shotgun sequence genome contains the following:
- the LOC115584777 gene encoding uncharacterized protein LOC115584777 isoform X1, which yields MNKSDMVPPTTLSSYTNTIVTEASDSGLLTSHPTRADTTMIQVVTTAAPESIDSTIITVVIVLILLTVAALGFLLYRYLCHNKGDYRTTGELAPGEDPDEEYSNKATSEKKEYFI from the exons ATGAATA AATCAGACATGGTGCCCCCGACAACACTCTCCTCCTATACAAACACCATTGTGACAGAGG CTTCAGATTCAGGACTTTTAACATCACATCCCACACGAGCAGACACCACCATGATTCAGG TGGTAACAACAGCCGCCCCTGAAAGTATAGACTCCACCATTATTACAG TGGTTATCGTTCTCATCCTGCTGACGGTAGCTGCTTTGGGCTTCCTGCTTTACCGGTATCTCTGCCACAACAAAGGCGACTACAGGACGACAGGAGAGCTGGCTCCAGGAGAGGACCCCGACGAGGAGTACAGCAACAAGGCTACGAGCGAAAAGAAGGAATACTTCATATGA
- the bin2a gene encoding bridging integrator 2a, whose amino-acid sequence MAESTSPKGNSGVFAKKVQRQLSRGKEKVLQKLGKADESKDEQFEHCLRQFNDQQTDGNRIHKDLRNYINAVRDMREASRRLSQSLFDSYESSWAGEEDLGGIVEGEDLLWNDFEVKLLDQAVRNMETYVGQFPDVREKIAKRGRKLVDYDSTRHHLEALQSAKKRDDIKINKADEEMKAAKSVYEGINNELKDELPGLFDSRIGCYISVFSAVSNLREIFYKEMSVLNGDLLNVLKELQAQHPDKVFEVRTLQRYGSLRRRTLISPKAWKASFSEFHRSYSPKSGQRFSFRSPDKPRHSTLSRDGSTLSREGSTYGVSSQSSIIETESGDLDAGSRHSEITSSSAEEEAGGAAANQSGGDSSQVEEEKGAKEEESEPPAESDNNGDGEKAPSESSCELNISSDSVSLDLQLSAADGPLHIEEGDDSPADLNTSKPNGLENGEVSGMKELSISHKDAPAEKSPDPKSTTV is encoded by the exons ATGGCAGAGAGCACGAGTCCCAAAGGCAACTCTGGTGTCTTTGCTAAAAAAGTCCAGAGGCAGCTGAGCCGAGGCAAAGAAAAG GTGCTGCAAAAGCTGGGGAAGGCCGACGAGAGCAAAGATGAACAGTTTGAACATTGTCTCCGACAGTTTAACGACCAGCAG ACTGATGGGAACAGAATACACAAAGACCTGAGGAACTACATCAACGCAGTCAGAG atatGCGTGAAGCTTCAAGACGCCTCTCCCAGTCTCTGTTTGATTCTTATGAATCTTCCTGGGCTGGAGAGGAAGACTTAGGAGGCATCGTGGAG GGGGAGGATCTCCTGTGGAACGACTTCGAGGTGAAGCTATTAGACCAGGCCGTGCGCAACATGGAGACCTATGTGGGCCAATTCCCAGACGTCAGG GAGAAAATTGccaaaaggggaagaaaactAGTCGACTACGACTCTACCCGTCACCACCTGGAGGCACTGCAGTCTGCAAAGAAGAGGGACGACATCAAGATAAACAAG GCAGATGAGGAGATGAAAGCTGCCAAAAGTGTGTATGAAGGCATCAACAATGAGTTAAAGGACGAGCTGCCCGGGCTTTTTGACAG CCGTATTGGATGCTACATTTCCGTCTTCTCAGCTGTATCAAATCTACGAGAAATCTTCTATAAGGAGATGAGCGTG CTCAACGGGGATCTACTGAATgtgctgaaggagctgcaggcTCAGCATCCCGACAAGGTGTTTGAAGTGAGGACACTGCAGCG GTACGGCTCCCTGAGGAGACGAACTCTGATATCTCCTAAGGCCTGGAAAGCCAGCTTCTCCGAGTTTCACAGGAGCTACAGTCCAAAATCTGGCCAGAGGTTCAGTTTCAGGTCCCCGGACAAACCTCGCCACAGCACTCTGTCCAGAGACGGCAGCACTCTGTCCAGAGAGGGCAGCACCTATGGAGTCTCCTCACAATCCTCTATCATAGAGACCGAGTCCGGGGACCTGGATGCAGGATCGCGCCACAGCGAGATCACCAGTTCATCCGCAGAGGAAGAAGCTGGGGGGGCGGCTGCAAACCAGTCAGGAGGAGACAGCAGTCaggtggaagaggagaaggGCGCGAAGGAGGAAGAGTCTGAGCCTCCTGCAGAGTCTGATAACAACGGAGACGGGGAGAAAGCTCCAAGTGAGAGCAGCTGTGAACTGAACATCTCGTCTGATTCGGTGAGTTTGGATCTCCAGCTGTCTGCAGCCGACGGCCCGCTGCACATTGAGGAGGGAGACGACAGCCCGGCAGACCTCAACACGTCCAAACCAAACGGCCTGGAGAACGGGGAAGTTTCCGGGATGAAAGAGCTCAGCATTTCTCACAAG GATGCTCCTGCAGAAAAATCTCCAGACCCAAAAAGCACAACCGTTTAA
- the LOC115584775 gene encoding uncharacterized protein LOC115584775 has translation MTNPQIVALLAELQDAIMGSTLVKCAATDLGIQWAGWALASAFRTEKFYDLAGSGTFILLAHLSRFWGGASHVRQKVQTGLVTTWGLRLGTFLFMRILKDGHDRRFNHVRDSPGTFFVYWTVQALWVFATLLPTLMLNTEKRDVPLGTRDYIGWTMWGLGFATQAIADQQKWLFKGDPDNAGKFIRTGLWAYSRHPNYFGEILQWSGLWLSASSVMQGPQYLSVASPLFVWFLLRFVSGVPILEKQAMKKWGSDPAFQDYIQNTPLLWPWPKF, from the exons ATGACAAACCCTCAGATTGTCGCGCTGCTGGCCGAGCTGCAGGACGCGATCATGGGGAGCACTCTGGTCAAATGTGCCGCCACCGACCTGGGGATCCAGTGGGCCGGCTGGGCCCTGGCGTCCGCCTTCAGAACCGAGAAGTTCTACGATCTGGCAG gGTCTGGCACTTTTATACTCCTCGCCCACCTGAGTCGGTTCTGGGGAGGAGCCAGTCACGTCCGTCAGAAGGTGCAGACTGGGCTGGTGACAACATGGGGACTCAg GCTGGGGACATTCCTCTTCATGCGGATCTTGAAGGACGGTCACGATCGCAGGTTCAACCATGTCAGAGACAGCCCGGGGACTTTCTTTGTATATTGGACTGTTCAAG CCTTGTGGGTATTTGCTACGCTCCTTCCCACCCTCATGCTGAACACCGAGAAGCGAGATGTGCCTCTTGGAACGAGGGATTATATCGGCTGGACTATGTGGGGCCTGGGCTTCGCCACTCAGGCTATAGCTGACCAGCAGAAATGGCTTTTCAAGGGCGACCCAGATAATGCT GGGAAGTTTATCCGGACCGGACTGTGGGCCTACAGCAGACACCCCAACTATTTTGGAGAGATCCTGCAGTGGTCGGGTCTCTGGCTCTCGGCCTCGTCTGTGATGCAGGGCCCACAGTACCTGAGCGTGGCGTCCCCTCTGTTCGTCTGGTTCCTGCTCCGCTTCGTCAGCGGCGTGCCCATCCTGGAGAAGCAGGCCATGAAGAAGTGGGGATCGGACCCCGCCTTCCAGGACTACATCCAGAACACTCCTCTTCTCTGGCCGTGGCCGAAATTCTGA
- the LOC115584777 gene encoding uncharacterized protein LOC115584777 isoform X2, with amino-acid sequence MNKSDMVPPTTLSSYTNTIVTEVVTTAAPESIDSTIITVVIVLILLTVAALGFLLYRYLCHNKGDYRTTGELAPGEDPDEEYSNKATSEKKEYFI; translated from the exons ATGAATA AATCAGACATGGTGCCCCCGACAACACTCTCCTCCTATACAAACACCATTGTGACAGAGG TGGTAACAACAGCCGCCCCTGAAAGTATAGACTCCACCATTATTACAG TGGTTATCGTTCTCATCCTGCTGACGGTAGCTGCTTTGGGCTTCCTGCTTTACCGGTATCTCTGCCACAACAAAGGCGACTACAGGACGACAGGAGAGCTGGCTCCAGGAGAGGACCCCGACGAGGAGTACAGCAACAAGGCTACGAGCGAAAAGAAGGAATACTTCATATGA